The Marinobacter sp. SS13-12 sequence TGGCTCGCGTATCTCTCTACATTGTTTCAGGGAGGTGTTGACCATGAACAGCCGGTTGTTCTTGTCTGGTTTGTTGAGTTTTATCGTCTGCTTTAACGCATTCGCCGCCGATGCCACCGCAGAGGCCTGGGAAGCCCTCCGAGAGGGCCGGGCGGTTTTGATGCTACGGCATGCCCTGGCGCCGGGTACCGGAGATCCTGGCAATTTCAACGTGGACGACTGCTCCACACAGCGCAATCTGAACGAGACTGGCCGTGAACAGGCGAGGGCGTGGAAGCCTTTATTGGCGGAGCATGGTATTGATCAGGCGCGGGTGTTCAGCAGTCAGTGGTGCCGTTGTCTGGAAACGGCGCGGGAAATGGATGTGGGGCCGGTGGAGGAAATGGAATCGCTGAATTCATTTTTCCGCAACCGGGGCGACGGGCAGATGCAGACCGAGCAGACGATTGCGATTGTGAACGAGCTGGAACCCGGGCCGCCGGTGGTGCTGGTGTCGCACCAGGTGAACGTGACTGCGCTGACGGAGGTGTACCCCTCATCTAACGAGGGAGTGGTGATTGCACTGCCGCTGTCCGAAAACCCGACCGTACTGGCGAGGGTCTCGCCTTGAGGTCAGGTAAATGTCGAAGTGCGTCAGGAGGACTAAATGAGCGAACGGCCTTTGCAGTCCCTGCCGCCAGTATTGGCCGGGCCGATTCTCAGGCACACCACCTGTGACAGGCTAACCTTCTGGCTGGTGGGGTCCTGTTCGCTGACGCTGCGGTTGCGCCTTTATCGGGAAGATGCCGGTGAGCCGTGGATTGACCGGGAGCTTTCCGAAAACGAAGTTTCCCGGGTACGTTTCGGGGATCATGCCTGCCTGCATTTGATCGATATTGAGCCCGACGATGCGCTACCGGTGAAAACCCGCATCGGGTACGACTTGGGTGTGTCCAGCGCTCTGTCGCCTGAGAATGGCGATGGTAAAGAGTCCTGGATTGAGGAATGGGCGCCACACCTGTGCATGCCGGGATCCAGCCGGCCCGATTTTGTTATCAAAGAACGGCTGGACCGCCTGGCCCATGGCTCATGCCGGCGGCCTCATTCCTCGGCGGCCGACGGGTTGGTGAGGATGGACCAAACGCTACTGGAATCCCGGTCTGACATTGCCAAACGACCCGCTTTGATGCTGATGACCGGCGACCAGATCTACGCCGACGATGTTGCAGGCCCCATGCTCCGGGCCATACACAGCCTGATCGATGGCCTGGGCCTGTACGATGAAGTGCTCACCGGGAGTTCGGTCAGTGACAGCAAGGCATTGCGTGAGAACCCGGATACCTACTTTCACCGGGAAAAGTTGCTGCCGGATATTCGCAGCAACGAGGCGCTGGTAGAGCGTTTCTTTGGCGGCGTCAGAAAGCCGGTATTCACCACCGCCAGTGCCCACAACCATCTGATCGGCCTGAACGAAGTCATGGCCATGTACCTGTTGGTCTGGTCGCCCGTGTGTTGGCACTTGGTAACCATGGAACAACCGGCACTGTCGTCGGTAGACGCAGGGGTCTATCAGCAGCAGCAAGCTGCTATCGACGAATTCGTGGCCGGATTGCCCCGCGCGTCACGGGCATTGGCGCATCTTCCAACCTACATGATCTTCGATGATCACGACGTGACGGACGACTGGAATCTGTCTGCGCTGTGGGAAGCCACAACCTACGAACACCCGTTCTCCCGTCGTATCGTGGGCAATGCCCTGGTCGCCTACCTGCTTTGCCAGGGGTGGGGCAATAATCCCGATGCCTTTGACGACATCATGCCTGCTATACGGGCGCTGGCGACATCGGCGGAGCAGGGCGCTGTGTTTGACCAGGCGTTGCAGGACCAATTGATCAATCAACTGATGCAGTTCGAGAACTGGCACTACAATCTGCAGACCTCACCGCGCATTGTGGTGCTGGATACCCGTACCCATCGCTGGCGCAGTGAGCTCAACCGCGCCAGACCCTCTGGTCTGCTCGACTGGGAAGCCCTGAGCGAATTCCAGCAGGACATCATGGGCGAAAAGGCCGTGATTGTGGTGTCTCCCGCGCCCATGTTCGGTGTGAAGTTGATTGAAGTGATCCAGAGCGTGTTCACCTTCTTCGGCAAGCCACTGGTGGTGGATGCAGAAAACTGGATGGCCCATCGGGGTGCCGCCAGTGTGCTGCTGAACATCTTTCGCCACTCGCGTACCCCCGAAACCTTCGTGATCCTCTCTGGCGACGTTCACTATTCCTTCGCCTACGACGTGCGCCTTCGCCACCGGCCGGACCGGCCCAGAATCTGGCAGATCACCAGCAGCGGTATCAAGAACGAATTCCCCCACACACTCATGGAGTGGCTGGACCGTATCAACCGCTGGCTCTACGCACCTTGGTCACCACTGAACTGGTTCACCAAACGTCGGCGAATGCGGATAACACCCCGGGAACCCGAGGGCCGAGATGCGGGCGAAAGACTCTGGAACAACGCCGGAATCGGCATCGTTGAACTGGATGAGGAAGGCGCGCCTACAACCATCACACAACTGAATTCACGCTCCGGCGGCACTCAGTTCCTGGAGCCTGAACGCCAGGATGACCACTAGGCAGGGGCTGTTCTCTGGTATTATCGTGACCTTAATCCCTTGTTCAGGAAATCTCTGATGTCTCAGTTACCCCCGTGCCCCCAGTGCCACTCCGAATACACCTACGAAGATGGCGTTCAGCTTGTGTGCCCCGAATGCGGGCATGAATGGAGCGAAGCGGAAGCCGCCGTTGCCGAAGCCGGTGCAGTGATTCGTGACGCCAACGGCAATGAACTTCAGGATGGTGATACGGTCTCTGTGATCAAAGATCTGAAGGTCAAAGGCTCCAGCTCTGTGGTAAAGGTTGGCACCAAGGTGAAGAACATTCGTCTTGTGGAAGGGGATCACGACATCGACTGCAAGATCGACGGCATTGGTGCCATGAAACTGAAATCCGAGTTCGTCAAAAAAGCCTGATTCGGAACGTTCATCGCGGGCTGTATGGAGAGATTGAATGGCCGATAACGATAAAGAAGTCACATCTGCCCAGTCACGACCTGATAATCGGCACGAACTGCATCAGGAGCTTCCGATTGATTTCCCTGATCCTTTTTTCCGCGGTCTGCACCGGGTCATTCGCTTTGCGATCCGGGTGCTTGCGGTACTGATGGTCGCGGTTATTCTCTGGGGCGTTGGCGATGTTATTTACATCATCTACGACAGACTGATCACGCCACCTTTCCTGCTGTTGAATATCAACGATATTTTCTACACTTTTGGTGCCTTCATGGCGGTGCTGATTGCGGTGGAGATCTTCATTAATATACGGCTCTATCTGGGCACCAACGTCTTTCCCGTGCAACTGGTTGTCGCCACGGCGCTTATGGCCATTGCCCGGAAAGTCATCGTGCTGGATTTCGAAACACTGACGCCCATGTACCTGCTCGGTATTGCCGCGACCACATTGGCGCTGGGTATCACCTACTGGCTGTTAAGGCAGGGCAATCAGTATCACGACTGGGATGACTGATCGCCCTCTGTTCGAAGAGTGCCTGGCTAAACGCTCGCGGCAACCTGGACCTGTTTCTCCAGTTCCCTGGCAAGGGCCGGCTCCAGCGTCAGGGCATTTGCCAACTGGTCCAGCCATGCGCGCTCCATGGGGTTCTGATCGTCAATCATCACCGCACTGACGATATAGATTTCCCGGCTCGCCTGGGGTGAGTCCGCGCTCCGGGCCAGGGCGTTGGCGTCCAGCGGGGCGTCGAACTGCTGCTGAATCCAGGCGTGCAGTTCGTCATCGGGTCCGAGTTTTTCGATCTCCTGGGTAAGCAACTCACGCTCGTTGGCGTCGACGTGGCCGTCAGCCCGTGCCGCCATGATCATGGCCTGGAGTATTTCCAGGCCACGTTGATCCTGGGCACTGCCTTGCAGTTGTTCCAGGGGTTGGCCTTGCCGGGCGTTGTCGGCGACCGGGCCAGAGGATTGGGCCTGGTAGTTCTGATAGGCTTTCCACGCCAGCACACCAACCCCCGCCAGGGCACCGTATTTCAGAGCCTTTCCGCCCATTTTCCGGCCCCGCTTCGACCCCAGCATAAGCCCGACAGCTCCACCACCGAGCAGACTCTTGACGTCAATGCCCCCGGAGCCTGAACCTCCGGAACCGCCGCCACCGAACTGCGATGCGAGATTGCCCACCATGCGGTTTATATCGGTACCTCCTCCTGCGCCTGGCTGGCTTCCGGATGCCTGGTTCATCAACTGCTTGAGAATGTTCATCGCGTTCATGTATTCACTCCAGAATTGCGCCTATGGCTAAGCTGATCATTGGGTTGAGGCATATCTGTATCCGCTGGTATGACCGTGGCGTTCAGATTTGGTGCCCGAATGAAGATATGACATTGGATGCAAAATTGACGGTGAGGCTTGTCATCAGCGGCGGCGAAAGTGACACTGTATTCGTTTTGCCAACCTGTTGATGACAAACCCATAAAGCGAGGCTCCATGAAAACACTCACTGCGCTGACCGCCAACGTGCTGTTAGGTTTCAGCCTTCTTGCAGGCACGCTGTCCACCACTGCACAGGCCCAAGAGTACACCGAAGGCAATATCACCATCGATCACCCCTGGAGCCGCCCAACACCCCCGGGTGTTCCCATGGGCGTTGGCTATATGGCGATCACCAATCATGGCGACAGCAACGTCACCTTCACCAGCGCCACCACCCCCAGGGCAAAAAACGTCTCCATCCACGAAAGCACGATGAAAGACGGCACCATGAGTATGCGTCCTTTAAAAGACGGCCTGGCCATCCCGGCCGGCGAAACCGTGGAGCTTAAACCCCACGGCTACCACCTGATGCTTGAAAAGCTGAACGGCCCCTTGAAAGAAGGCGAAAGCGTTCCCCTAAGATTAACATTCGAGGGCGCGGTGGACATGAACGTTGAATTAAACGTTGAGCCGTTGGATGGAGGAATGCAGAAAAAAGACAACGGAATGGACCATTCCGGGCACTGAACGATGCTGGCTAGAGTTATACGAACAGGGGCATATAACTCCAGTGATTCTACCTCATGCACTTGAATCTACGGGTTTTTTATCGAAGGTGCCGGGGTTATGCGAACGGGTTCGTATAATACGCAGTTATGTTTCTCTCAGAGCAGGCTCGAGCCCAAGGTGCTCAACAAAAGGAATGAAGTCGCGATCCAAAAACAGTAAAGGTAGCTCCATCTCTATGCAGAAGGTTGCGATGATCACATCAGCAGTTTTTCTGATTGTGATGCCCCGTTTTCGAAGCGCTCGGTAGTTGTCGGCGCATTTGGCTGCCATGTCTTTGCCAAACATCTCATACTGCTCAAGCGCGAGCAGGCTTTGTTTGGTCTGACGATATTGTTTGTCGTTGCGAATGCCTTGCAGGATTTCCAGAAATATGAGGTCGCCGATAGCGACGGATCCGTGGACTATTGAGGCATCCAACAGGTCAGTGTGCGGGTTTATGACTCCGTTGAAATAGTCGATCCAGACACTGGTATCCACCAATATCATCCGGCGCTCCGCATTTCATCCAGGTCGCCTTCCCACTTGATTTTGCCTCGCAGCTTTCGAA is a genomic window containing:
- a CDS encoding histidine phosphatase family protein; this translates as MNSRLFLSGLLSFIVCFNAFAADATAEAWEALREGRAVLMLRHALAPGTGDPGNFNVDDCSTQRNLNETGREQARAWKPLLAEHGIDQARVFSSQWCRCLETAREMDVGPVEEMESLNSFFRNRGDGQMQTEQTIAIVNELEPGPPVVLVSHQVNVTALTEVYPSSNEGVVIALPLSENPTVLARVSP
- a CDS encoding alkaline phosphatase D family protein; translation: MSERPLQSLPPVLAGPILRHTTCDRLTFWLVGSCSLTLRLRLYREDAGEPWIDRELSENEVSRVRFGDHACLHLIDIEPDDALPVKTRIGYDLGVSSALSPENGDGKESWIEEWAPHLCMPGSSRPDFVIKERLDRLAHGSCRRPHSSAADGLVRMDQTLLESRSDIAKRPALMLMTGDQIYADDVAGPMLRAIHSLIDGLGLYDEVLTGSSVSDSKALRENPDTYFHREKLLPDIRSNEALVERFFGGVRKPVFTTASAHNHLIGLNEVMAMYLLVWSPVCWHLVTMEQPALSSVDAGVYQQQQAAIDEFVAGLPRASRALAHLPTYMIFDDHDVTDDWNLSALWEATTYEHPFSRRIVGNALVAYLLCQGWGNNPDAFDDIMPAIRALATSAEQGAVFDQALQDQLINQLMQFENWHYNLQTSPRIVVLDTRTHRWRSELNRARPSGLLDWEALSEFQQDIMGEKAVIVVSPAPMFGVKLIEVIQSVFTFFGKPLVVDAENWMAHRGAASVLLNIFRHSRTPETFVILSGDVHYSFAYDVRLRHRPDRPRIWQITSSGIKNEFPHTLMEWLDRINRWLYAPWSPLNWFTKRRRMRITPREPEGRDAGERLWNNAGIGIVELDEEGAPTTITQLNSRSGGTQFLEPERQDDH
- a CDS encoding zinc ribbon domain-containing protein YjdM; the protein is MSQLPPCPQCHSEYTYEDGVQLVCPECGHEWSEAEAAVAEAGAVIRDANGNELQDGDTVSVIKDLKVKGSSSVVKVGTKVKNIRLVEGDHDIDCKIDGIGAMKLKSEFVKKA
- a CDS encoding phosphate-starvation-inducible PsiE family protein, which produces MADNDKEVTSAQSRPDNRHELHQELPIDFPDPFFRGLHRVIRFAIRVLAVLMVAVILWGVGDVIYIIYDRLITPPFLLLNINDIFYTFGAFMAVLIAVEIFINIRLYLGTNVFPVQLVVATALMAIARKVIVLDFETLTPMYLLGIAATTLALGITYWLLRQGNQYHDWDD
- a CDS encoding tellurite resistance TerB family protein — its product is MNAMNILKQLMNQASGSQPGAGGGTDINRMVGNLASQFGGGGSGGSGSGGIDVKSLLGGGAVGLMLGSKRGRKMGGKALKYGALAGVGVLAWKAYQNYQAQSSGPVADNARQGQPLEQLQGSAQDQRGLEILQAMIMAARADGHVDANERELLTQEIEKLGPDDELHAWIQQQFDAPLDANALARSADSPQASREIYIVSAVMIDDQNPMERAWLDQLANALTLEPALARELEKQVQVAASV
- a CDS encoding copper chaperone PCu(A)C, coding for MKTLTALTANVLLGFSLLAGTLSTTAQAQEYTEGNITIDHPWSRPTPPGVPMGVGYMAITNHGDSNVTFTSATTPRAKNVSIHESTMKDGTMSMRPLKDGLAIPAGETVELKPHGYHLMLEKLNGPLKEGESVPLRLTFEGAVDMNVELNVEPLDGGMQKKDNGMDHSGH
- a CDS encoding PIN domain nuclease, which produces MILVDTSVWIDYFNGVINPHTDLLDASIVHGSVAIGDLIFLEILQGIRNDKQYRQTKQSLLALEQYEMFGKDMAAKCADNYRALRKRGITIRKTADVIIATFCIEMELPLLFLDRDFIPFVEHLGLEPALRET